The nucleotide sequence AATAAGATACCGGTACCTGTAGCTGTACCGGTATAGCCCGGTACAGCCTGACTGCAGTAGTTAGTTAGTTACCGTACACTGTTCAGCTGTTACAGTACTGACGCAtaactttgtgaatataccagAAATAGACTAGCGCCATGAACCAgtaaaccatggcaagagacaGACAGACGCCGCGGTAGCCAATTTTCAGCAGACTTTGAGCGTTAGTCAGTTACCTTTACTGTTTACCGGTAGTGATTATTTTGACTTGTGGCATCTGCTCACTCTATACCGGTACCAGTACGGTAGGTACTGTCTATACCAGTACATACGGTACACTGTCACCCGCAGAGCTACAGGATCTAGGACTGTAGAGTCGCAGTTCTTACCAATTCCTGaattcatggcagctcctgcacgaacgaaccgcggcgtcTGTCtgtctcttgccatggtttacTGGTTCATGGCGCTAGTCTATTTCTGAgacgcagttcttaccacttcatggcagctcctgccacgaacgtaccACGCCGTCtcctgccatggttttatggcgctattaccggtatatttgcaaatttatgtaccatattttagtttatcatgcgaaattatatctacttaaactctaaccctaaccccaaatccatccaaactgtatccataagaaaaacattCCAACTCACCAAATATTTATCACAATCAGCAGATTGGGGGCAGCCCTGCTATTACAGCcgacctgccgtggttacggcagtaaaattggtggtattcgatttgctgccgtaaccacggcagctcgctattggtttgtggcagctaaaaagtcagtcccCGTGGGTTTGGTCTTAGTGGccgtggtttggaaatcccgccatggttttgcggcagctgtagacgccacaaaatacttgaaactgcacttgctaTTTctggtatattcacaaagttaTGCGTCTGTCtgtctcttgccatggtttacTGGTTCATGGCGCTACTCTATTActggtatattcacaaagttaTGTACCGGTAtcagattttagtttatcatgcggaattatatctacttactGACTTAAAACTTAAatctaaccccaaatccatcaaaactatctttaaaaaaatgttccaacttaccggtaccgtatttcTTCGTGTATAATACACACTTCCGGTTCCATATTTTATCTCCCAAATTAGGGGGGCGCATTATACATTGGTATAGAAGTCTTTCAAAAAATCCTGATTGATATTTTACTCGCAATTGCCAAATACACATGTTTCCTTTCCGTCTTCTATTTATTTTATGTGACAAAGTCCGTTATAACCAGATCATGCTTGTTGCAGTAGAATCACACCCACGGAATGGACTACTGGACTATCTTGTCTAACAAAGGACAACACATCTATTTCAATAACCAGTGTATATAAGTGATAGGAACGTCACTTTAAATCGATAATTTAATTGTTGTTGTTCAGTCTGGCGTCCCTCATTTCTGTTTTGCCGTATCGGCAAAACTGAATGTTCCTAAATCATTTTTTCTCACTCGGATTTGCGGCTTGTTTCATTTCTCTCAATTTGACCAATCGGCAAACCTAACGCTCACAAATCTCTTTTCTCAACCATTTTCAAAATGCTCTAAGATAGATAACAGCACGATAATTCAAAGCCGGGTAACAGAACTCCGAGATTGACAGACACTAACGAGTTGACGTCATAAACACTTGAAACATATTATTAAATCACAGTGAAACTTGCTAGGCTGGCTTCTCGAAAATACCAAATGCGGTCGACGCAAGTGACTGAATTCGACCATGCGTATTATGCATGGAACTTGGTATTTTCATACAATCCACATCCTAAAAAAGCCCTGCGTATTATACACGGAGAAATACGGTTTGTCACCATCAGGGCCACCCCTGTCTTTAGGGCCGACCTttcgtggttacggcagcaaaatagcaaaaaaagcAACAAAAAAGCTAAAACCTGTTTAGTTataattttatgtaatattgtaatataatcATTCAATTCAGCATTTCTATTTTTGTTCAGTGGTTAATATTTCACATGCAACTTCCTGACTCCTCTCAGTCTCCAAGGATAATTGAGTCAAATATGATAGATTCCCCTCTTTCCAGTTTTTTCAAACAGTGCAACAAAAACCAGAAATcggcaaaattaaaaatgatgatGCAACAGTCAAATAATATTACAGAAATATTGCTCACCAGCATACTGATATATGCAGATAGCCGTGTAACATTATTAATTAAActgttctgttttttttttcattgctgATTATTAGTGTACTAGTTCAGTCTGATCTTAGCATGTTGTTCATTCACCTTTTTCAGTTTGCAACCCACTTTCAGACTTATTAAAACAAAACTTGAGCTTGCATATCGGATATTATCAGATCAAGACAAGGCTTGATAGGAGACAACCTCACAGGCGACATATCACTGACACTCAACACATTGTGCTTTTGGCTCAAAGTCATTTCCTGCCTCAATGAATCCACATTTAATGTAATCAGAGTCATATTCACTCACTACAACTTTTCGagcttttcttttttttcttttacttcgttatcttttctttttgtaaaattattcattttgggACTTACAACTGTACAagaatcaaaaaaatttagGGTGTTATTAAATAAAGTTTTTTACCCCTGGTTTACCCATTATTCAAAATGAAACTCATTGGACATAAGATTAACAACTACATAAATCGGCGTCTTTGCTACTTCCTGAATTCAACAAATTACAACAAATGCCTTACTTTTTTAAATGATCACTTCTATAGCAGCATAGAAAGTCACAATATACCTGTATTTTTAGTAAGCTCCCTTCACAAGCTTAGGACTGTAGGATAAAATGGACTTAGCAGTTCTGCTATCAAATGTTACATTTCACGAACAGATTCAACATATCATGGATATCTTATTTTTAACAGCGACCAAATCTGGTCCATTTCCTTGTCAGTTAGTGAGAAACCCTGGCTAGAGGTAAGATTGGGCACGAAAAATCCAGCCCCACCCGAAAcgggcccgtgggtattaaacctgaccggggaaaggtccattaaagcttcttctctgttttattcaaattatttctttcataacaagtattccttattttagtatCCACAAATAGttttagtatttattttttataaatatatatttatttaaaaaagtcagcgatagagaagcccaaCCCGAACGTAATAATTgtcatttcaggcccgacctgaactcgggcttcagatcttagctctattCCTGGCGTAAGAATTCattataattcagtaatttcaaTGCAAATTTTTCAGATATATCCAGTTAATAAGCTTGACTATATCTGGATTTAATTAGGTGGAGATGAGCAAGTCAATAAAATGGACTTGTGGTTTGTGCACGTATGAAAATTATCCTGCGTCCCTGAATTGTGTTATGTGTTGTCAACAATGTCCCACACCTTTAATCGACGAACCTCGGTCATCTACAGACGTCATCACAAACTATCCCACAGAACAAAACTCCGTTATTCAAAGGACAAGTCTTCAAGGACTAGACCCTGCAGTAATAAGCCATGGATGCTCTGTTAACGCAGATAATTATTATGATACATTTACTAGGGAATTTGAATCCAAAGCTCGTATTACTAACGCAGATGAAATGCCATCTTTCTCCTCAAACTATAACGTGCCTGTAGATGGTGCTGGTGCAGCTTCTGCTTCTCTTAGTGACAATCAGGCAGCAAATATTGcggataaaaataatgaaattaacaaaaaatggATTTGTACTTCATGCACTTATAACAATTGGGATAGATCAGCTAAGTGTGTCATGTGCCATTATCCCAAATTGGCTGCAAGTGATCGGATTATTGAAAATCCAATTCAACCAATTCACGAAGATGAACATAAATCATTGATTTTAAATCGCCCGAAACAAATTGTCAGAGATGAAATCACACAAGACAAACCTCGATCTGTAAACTCCAAAACCTGTAGCTCACAGCCAGGAGCTTGTGGACGACTTTGTCGAAGCTATTCTTCAAACCATGCTTTTCGTTGCCAGGACTCAATGAGCCCCACTTTAACAAATACAAGGGCATTGCATAGACATAAAAAATCTTTCAGTgaggaaaatttaaataatataatgaatGCTCAGGATTCTGCTTCTTGTCAAAGGGCAGAAAAGAAAGGGAGGCATTTTTCTAACGAAGGAGTAAGTAATACTTGGAAACATGAAGAAGCAATAGGTcatttggaaaaatttacaaaaactcGTGAACATGAACATAGATCTTGGAAAAAATCGAACAAAAGATTAAACTTGCTTTTTCTCAAAGCCTGCATAGGTGGGTAATGaactgatatatatttattagcATATGGAAATTTACAATCATTGATTAGTTTAGATTAACTAATTACATTATTTCAACTACAATTGTGGGATGAACATAATAGTTAATTCTTCAGTCACTTTTATTTCGCACcttattttcattcataatttACTAATCAGATGAAATCTCATTTATGGATTCTGTCAACGATTCTTGGGGTTATCATATACGTTTGAAGATATATAGTTTATTGACTTGGTTGTTGAATTTTAACACTAACAACATGTTTTATAGCCATCTGCTATATTCCTATTTTCTGAatatattgtataattatttCACGAAAAATGGTAGTCTCATATTGAGAGGGTTGTGTTCTACAAGATTTTGAAAACTACGTTAAACTGTGAATTTGGGAATGAAGGTCTCTTTGAACAATTGTACGAATTATTAGAATTATATAAAGTGGATTAGAGAATCATTATCATTAAATTATCTATTTGTATGAATCctcatttcatcattttttttgtgCTTAGGTATTCTTGAAGACAATATTGAAGCAGTTGATAGGTATCTAGCATATGGTGGAAATATTGCGAGACCTTTAACAGCTGATGAAGTGAGAATTTTGAACAGACCTTCTGCATTTGATGTTGGACATACTATTGTACATCTTGCCGTCAGATTTCAACGCCGCAATATCCTTGCACTTATTTTAACCCCAGAGGTaagatatttctattttcttattttaaactTTCTTTTTTAGTATGGAAAGTAAGCAGATGAGAGAATCtgtaatatttataaaacaatacTATGACTACAGTTTCTGTACAAATAACAGAGCAAGGCTAAATGCTATGCTATCAGCCTATCATCTCTCTATTCGTTGATAAAACGCATCCTAAATGATATTCCTTCCCATCATGATGACAAATCTTGTGATGTTTCCAGGAGTTATAATTCAAagcaaatatttgtttaaaaatattggagtgtgtgtgtgtgtgtcatTGGAAGTAGTTAACTATATTTACAGTCGTTGCAGGGCTATTAAATAAGATTACATCAGCTTCTATATTAGATCGTCTATCTATAAAGATTTCGAAATGGCTACTTATTAAAAGAAGATTAAAAATTACATCGAAAAAGCTGCACAGTTTTATAATACAGACTATCAAAACGGGTTTATAGTTTAAAGTATTTCGAATTTATTTGCCAAAAATAATTCTAGCATTTCAAATTATCTAAATATGAGCATCACTATATTTTGTGTGAATTTTCTGTTTATTAACGTTACTGAGTTTCCAGATAAACTTTATTACTGTGGTTCTGTCCTGTTTGCGAGTAGAAAAATGTTGAACATTTTCAAAACTTGAATTTTCTACTGCATTAGATTACATTAAAACATGGACATTGTGTATATGTAGATACAAATTCATTATTGAATAGTTTAAATTTATTAACGAACTTGATTAAAAAATGTGGTTTTTCTAATCGAAAAGTTTATCAGCCTGTTCTCATTATcaagtattaaataaatatatcaaattaaataaaactgaaaaaatatttcttgttaTGTAAGATGTATGCTACTTAACTTATGTTCCCATGGTCACATCATACTACTTATCGAATTTCAGTTCCTTTTATCGATTCAAGTAATTACAGGGTTGATTCTGAATGTGACTCAATATTATGTTTGTGGTACATGAATGAATATTGGAACAAATTTTTCCTTATTTGTTCCTCTTGTTATTAAAAGTTTAATATTTAGATATAAAATTAGAAATCGTGAACTAAACTCCCTACATGTGATGTATGCAGTCCTACTTTTTGGAAATCTAGTGTTCTTGATAACTTGTATCAGCTCATTCGACACGTACACTCATTTAGGTTATGACATCTCAATTCATCATTGTCCGATAATTTTTCTCTGTGCCTAAAATCAGGTTTGGTGCTGGAATTGATTTGCCTATAATGACCAGTTGTCAGTATTTTAATGACAACATGTTTCTTATGGTCCAATGtatttctaaaattataaacttgaaaattttataaGCCAAATGGTCCTTACTAAATACTAACAAAAAGAACCAAAATAGTTTATAATGTTATAATCTGGATAATTTATATGTCATAA is from Styela clava chromosome 9, kaStyClav1.hap1.2, whole genome shotgun sequence and encodes:
- the LOC120340144 gene encoding ubiquitin thioesterase ZRANB1-like — encoded protein: MSKSIKWTCGLCTYENYPASLNCVMCCQQCPTPLIDEPRSSTDVITNYPTEQNSVIQRTSLQGLDPAVISHGCSVNADNYYDTFTREFESKARITNADEMPSFSSNYNVPVDGAGAASASLSDNQAANIADKNNEINKKWICTSCTYNNWDRSAKCVMCHYPKLAASDRIIENPIQPIHEDEHKSLILNRPKQIVRDEITQDKPRSVNSKTCSSQPGACGRLCRSYSSNHAFRCQDSMSPTLTNTRALHRHKKSFSEENLNNIMNAQDSASCQRAEKKGRHFSNEGVSNTWKHEEAIGHLEKFTKTREHEHRSWKKSNKRLNLLFLKACIGILEDNIEAVDRYLAYGGNIARPLTADEVRILNRPSAFDVGHTIVHLAVRFQRRNILALILTPEVTKRNLKRSPAILCPEIADHIRHEILQSIRMMKGDFHCQYFCDYLTFLLPIEIAGLPSSIQRLLFDELLDKDVQKELEDEFAINWCADADRLYALWNRSAGDCLLDSVLQSTWGVFDRDNVLRRAMAETMQECSPYFYTRWKEWEVMQARLLNFSLSERQYLQDWAFILSLARQPGASLEHCHIFVLSHVLRRPIIVYGVKYLKSFQGDTLGFAKFQGVYLPFLWERSFCWKSPIALGYTRGHFTALVPMENDSRDAYSSRTLDSCSEPALCTYLPLMDCERKLLPIHFTSPNQGQSETEQECILFDWLDCVVTNSGVLVAKQKPGKRPPLVTRMLDQWLDHYRHLSFRRLGEDGDTEDEE